CCGATCGCCCTGGAGCGCGAAGGCATCGACGTGCGCGACGTGCTGACGCGCGAGGGGTTCGAAGGCATCATCCGCGCCCAGTACGACGCCGCGCTGGCGCTGGTCGACGCCGTCGTACGCGAAGCAGGCGTCGCGCCGGAGGCCGTGGGCGCGCTGGTGACGACGGGCGGCTCCTCGCGCATTCCCCTGTTTCAGCGCGGCCTGCGCGGGCGCTTTCCCAACGCGCGGCTGGCGGAGCAGCACGCCTTCACCAGTGTCGCCGCCGGCCTGGCGATCGCGGGCTGGCAGGGCCGCCGCGCCGCCGCCTGATGCGCCGGCTCAGCCCGTGTGCGACCAGTCGGCCGCGCTGCCCGCCGCCATCTGCTGGCGGCCGCTGCCGTCGGCCTGCATGCGCCAGAGCGTGCCGCCGCTGTCGCCCGTGTCGCTGTAGAGCAACTGGGAGCCGTCGGGAGACCACGCTTCCACGACGCCGCTGCCGAGGTCGCTGTCTTTGCCCGTCGCCGGGTCGTAGACGTGGATCGACCAGCCGTCGCTTCCGCCCACGCGGTAGGCGAGCAGGCCGCCGGCCGACCACAGCGGGTTTTGCCCGTCGGCGGCGACGAGCTGAGCGGCGCTGCCGTCGGCACCGGCGATGTACAGGACGACGCTGATCGAGCCGCTCTGCAACGCCTGGCTGGAGAAGGCGACGTGCGAGCCATCGGCGGAGAAGGCAAGCTGCGAGCCGGCCACGAAGGGCTGCGCCGCGCCGCCGCCCGTGGCCGCGGCGTATGTCGCATTGCTCGCCCCCGCGCTGCCGGCGCAGCGGCTGAACAGCGCCGTGCCCGCCGGCGACCAGCCCTCGTTGAACAGGCAGAGGTTGCCCGCCGAGCCAAGTTGACGCGGCGCGGTGCTGCCATCGGCGGCCGCCGCCCAGATCGCGGCGGCGCTGAGGTTCGTGACCAGACGGTAGGAGACCTGGGAGCCGTCCGGCGACCAGCGCGGCGTGTCGGCCACCACGCCCGGCGCGGTGCAGCCGTCCTCGCCGCAACCGCTGGGCGCTACGGCCTGTGTCGTGATCGCGTGGGCGTTCGTGCCGTCGGCGTTCATCACCCAGGCGTTGCCGTCCGGGCCGATGAAGGTGATCTGCTTGCCGTCGGGCGACCAGCGCGGCTCGGCGGCGCTGCGCCCGGCCGGCGCCGTCCAGATGCGGCTCGGCGTGCCGCCGCCGCCTGGCAGGGTGTAGATGCCGTCGCCGCGGGTGAAGACGATCGTGCCGGCGTTCGTGGCGGCTTGCACGTGGGGCGCCAGGGCGAAGACGGCGAGCGCGAGGCAGAGCAGCGCCGCCGGCAGCGCCGGCCGCGTGATTCGCCGTTGTCGCTCGCTGCCCCGCATGGTGTTCGCTTCCTCTGCCGCAGGGGCCGTTGTCTCAGCCCACGACCATAACTCTGATGATAGTAACGAGCCGGCTCCGCATACTGGTCCACACTCTGGTTGTGAGTATGTTGACAGTGGATCCGTATCGATCGTCACATACGTTCGATGCGCTGCCCCGCTCACCCTCCGTGCGGTCTTGCGGCGCCGAAGGTGGTAGGGTTGCGCCGCGGCGTACTGACCCGACGGGTTAGTATGAAATACGGGTCAGAACAGCACCCAGCCGATCTACTAGTCGAGCGCGACGCCATATGCTGAAGCCCCGGCGCTGCCGGGCGAAGTGAGAGCGATGGACACGATCGAGTTCATCCGCGGCCAGATGCGCGGCCTGCACACGCTGCTCGACCGCGTGACCGAAGACCTGAGCGACGAGCAACTGCACTACGTCGCGCGGCCCGGCGTGCAGCCGATCGCCTTCTGTCTCTGGCACTACGTGCGCACGGAAGACAACATCATCCGCTTCGTGATCCAGCACCGCCCAACCGTGTGGATGGAGAGTGGCTGGGACGTGCGCCTCGGCCTCGACTCGCGGGCGCAGGGCACCGGCATGTCGGACGAGGACGCCTCCGCCTTCCGCCTGCGCTCGCTGCCCGACTTCCGCGCCTATATGACGCAGGTCTGGGCGGCGACGGATGACTATCTCGCCGGCCTGGACCCGGCCGCGGCCGACCAGCGCGTCACGATCAAGCCGGTGGGGGAGATGTCGCTGATGCAGGCGCTCGGCGGTATGTGCCTCACCCACGGCTACCGGCACCTGGGCGAAATAGAGTACGCCCGTGGACTCGTCGGCCTCAAAGGCGCGACGATCTGACCGGCGTACAACATCCAATGGGCGGGTATTGCCCACGGAGGCTGGCATGGGACCGCTGCTGGTGATCGCGGGCAGCATCCGCGTGGAGCGCCGCTCCTTCCAGGTGGCCGAATACGTGCGCGAGCGTCTCGCCGAGATCACCTCCGGCGTCGAGCTGATCGACCCGCGCGACTACCTGCTGCCGCCCTATGACGGCGTCACCACGACGGCAGCCTCCGATGAGCTGGCGCAGCGTTGCCTCGATGCAAGCGGCTTCGTCTTCGTCTGCCCGGAGTGGCACGCCGGCGTGCCGGGCACGCTGAAGAACATGCTCGACTACCTGGGCGCGGCGCAGTTCAGCGGCAAGCCGGTGGGGCTTGTCTCCGTTTCGTCGGCGCTGGGCGGGTCGATCGTGCTCAGCCATTTGCGCGACATCCTCGGCGTGCTCGGCGCGGCGCTGGTCGGCCCCTTCGTGCCGGTGCGCAACGTGAAGACGGCCTTCGACGACGCCACCGGCCGCCTGGCCGACGAGAAGTTCGAGGCCTACCTGGTCGGTGCCCTGCGCCGCGTGGCCGGCCTGCGCGAGGCGCTGACGCTGGCGCCGCAGCGGTAGAGCGGGCGGCGGGTTGGCCCTCTCCCTCACCCCCTACCCACTCTCCCTCTCCCAATGCTGGAGAGAGGGAGAGGGGCGATCCTGGGGAGGAAGTTTCAGCGTGGGGTCGGGTTAGCCGGTTGCTGGGGGCGCACGGCGTGCGCTGTTCGCGCCGGCGGACGCGACACGCGGCGCGGCGGGTAACCCGACGCCCGTCTGGATCGCTCTACACCGGATCGCCCCTTTCCCCCAATCCTGGGGGAAAGGGGACGGGGGATAGAGGGCCGAGCGCCGTCAGCAGGGCCAGCGCCGCCGCCTTCTCCGGCGGGTCGGCGGGGCGCCAGCAGGCGGCCGAGAGCACGCAGGCCGGGCAGCCCTCGCGGCAGCGGCAGCCCGCGACGATCTCGCGGCAAAGCGCGAGCAGAGCGCCCGGATCGGCGGACAGGCGCTCGGCGATCCCGCAGCCGCCGGCGATCGCGTCGTAGAGGAAGAGCGCCGCGCCGCCCAGCAGCTCGTGCCGCTCCTCGTAACTCGCCACCACGTCGCGCGGGTCGCAGAGCACGCGCAGCGCCGCCGCCGCCGGCAGGAGATGTTCCAGCGCGTGCAAGGCGGGCGCGAACCGCCGCCGGCCGCCTTCGTCGAGCCGGCGCCGCAGCTCGTCGGGAAACACGAACCAGAGGCCGGCCGTCTCCATCTCGCGGCGCTCCGGCGGGTCGAGCGTCACCGTACGCCGCACACGCGCCAGGCGCTTGCCCTCGCGGTAGCCGATCGTCGTCCACGTCACCAGCAGGCGGCCCGCGTCAGAGCTGAACCGGGCGGCTGTGGCGACGCCGGCCACCGCCTCGCTCGGGCGATCTCCGGCAGGCACGCCATTGCCTGAACGCCGGGCCCCAGACCGCGCGAGCGGCGCCGCCACCGTGACGACCAGCGGCTCGCTGACGGCATCCTCGGGCTCGGCGGCGACGCTGATCCGGTGCGAGACGTGATCGACGGCTTGAACCCGGTAGGGGCGCCCGCCGTGCAGGTAGACGGCGCCCAGGTGCGCCTCGAGCGTGCGCTGGCTGTCGTCCAGCGTGCCGATCTCGCCCTCCGGCGCCTGCACCGTCCAGGTCTCGGCGCCGGAGCCGCGCAGGCTGACCGCGGCGTGCGAGGCACCGGGTCCGGCCCGCCACTGCCCGCCGTCGCGCGTGAGCAGGCCGCTGGCCGCCGCCGCACGCGGTACGGCGTCGCCGGCCGGCGCCAGAGCGGACAACGTCTCGGGATCCAGCGGCGCTTCCGCGGCGGCACAGCCGAGGTGCTGCGCGATGATCGCCTCGTTCTCCCGGTCGACGGCCACGTCTTCCAGCACGGATGAAAGCAGCGCCCGATCGTGCGCCGCGTAGTAGGCATCGAGGGCGCGCGGAAACGGCACGAAGACGACAAGCGACGGCCGCCGCCCGCGCCCGGCACGGCCGGCCTGCTGCCAGAACGAGGCGCGCGATCCGGGAAAGCCCGCGATCACTGCCGCGTCCAGCCCGCCGATGTCGATGCCCAGTTCGAGCGCGTTGGTGGCGATCACGCCGCGCAGCCTTCCCTGCTTCAAGTCCCGCTCGATCCGTTCCCGCTCGCGCGGCGCCAGGCCGCCGCGGTACGGCGCCACGCGCCCACCAAGCTCCGCACCCAGCCGTTCCCGCGCCTGCAGCCACATCGTCTCCACGCCGCGCCGCGTCTGCGCGAACAGGATCGTGCCGATCTCACGCTCGATCAGGCCGCAGAACAGCTCGACCGCCGTCGCCTGGCCACGATCGCCGGTGACAGCCAGCGACGGCTGCAGCGCCAGCAGCGTGCGCGGCCCGCGCCCGGCGCCGTCCGCACGAATCACCGGCAAGCGGCGGCCCGTCAGCCGTTCGCCGAGCTGCTCCGGGTTACCGACCGTGGCGGAGCAACCGGCGATCTGCGGCCGCGCGCCGTGCAGCGCCGCGACACGCAGCACCCGCCGCATCAGCATCGCCAGGTGCGCGCCGAAGACGCCGCGATACAGGTGCATCTCGTCCAGCACGACGAACTGCACGCCCGGCCAGAAGCGCCGCCAGAGCACGTGCTGCCCGCAGAGGCTCAGGTGCAGCATCTCGGGATTGGTGATCAGCAGCCGCGGCGGATCGGCGCGCAGGGCGCGGCGCGCCTCTTCCGATGTGGCGCCGGTGAGCACCGCAACCGCCGGCGCCCGCGGCAACGCCCGCGCCCAGGCCGTGAGCGTACGCGCCTGGTCGTTGACGAGCGCATTGGTGGGCGCAATCAGCAGCGCTCTGGCCCGCGGCTCGGCCAGCAGGCGGGCGAAGATCGGCAGGGCGAAGGCGAGCGTCTTGCCACTGGCGGTCGGCGTGGCGATGGCGACGTCGCCGCCGGCGTGCAGCGCATCGAAGGCCTGCGCCTGCTGCGGGTAGAGGCCGCGGATACCGCATTCGCGCAGCAGCTCCTGCAGCGCCGGCGGCAGCGGCTGTGCCGGCTCAGCGAAGGTGGGTGGCGTCTCGGGCAGACTGGCAGTCCAGGCGATGCGATCGGCAAAAGCGCGGCGCAGATCCTTGAAGACTGCATCCACGGGGTCGGCACGGCGCCGGCGCAGGAACACGGCTCCTCCGGACCGCGGCGGATGGGCATGGCTGCGCCGGCTCAGCCGGCGGCGTGGCCGGCCTGGCCGGCGTGCTGGTGGTGCGCGGCCAGCAGGTAAATACGCTCCCCGCAGTATGTGCCGAGCGCCAGCAAGGCGGCGGCGCCCAGCGCGACGCAGAGAAACACGCCGCCGACCGCCACGCCGAAAGCGGCGCGGTCCGGTGTGGCGGTGATCAGTCCGGCGGCGTCGCCGAGGCCCAGCGCCGAGATCAGCGCGAGGAAGACCATCAGCCCGCCCATACCCAGTGCGAACCCGGCCAGCGCCAGACCCCAGTGCCGCGCCAGCGGCGAACAGAGGCCGCAGACCAGCACCGCGACCGTAAAGGACAGATTGGCGATCCAGAGCAGCAGGTCGAGCCCGCGGCCCGTCTCCGCGCTGCCGGAGCTGATCGCGCCCAGCAGACCGCCCGCAAAGACGAGCAGCAGCGCCGCCGGCAGCCCCACCCAGACGAAGGCGGCCATGCGCGGCCGCACGAGTGTGAACGGCGCCAGCGCGCGGCTGGTGCCGCCGAGATAGTCGAGCACGGCGGCGGTGCAGGCGAGCAGCAGCACGCCGACGACCGAGAGCACGAGGATGGCCGAGGCCTGGTTGCCGAGAATGACGTTAAGCGGCGTCACAGCAGCCGCAGTATAACAGGGGCAGCGGGCGGGCCGGCAGTTTGACCGTGCCCAGCCAACACGCTAAGCTATGTAAGCAATTGTTTGGCCGCACGGCGGCCGAGGGCCGGCCCCGATGATCCTGAATCCGCTGCTCGTCGACCGGGTCGAAGCCGCGCTCGACGTGATCCGCCCCGCCCTCGAGATGGACGGCGGCACGGTCGAGCTGATCGAAATCACCGCGGACATGACCGTGCGGCTCAACTTCGTCGGCTCCTGCGGCGGTTGCCCGCTCAGCGCCCTCACGCTCAAGCTGGGAATCGAGCGCACGCTGCGCGAACATGTGCCCGAGATCGCCGGCGTGGAAGCCGAAGGAATGGGCGAGCCGATCTGGGAGCGGGCGCTGCCGTAGCACGCCTCAGCCCATGTTGCCGCCCGTCCAGCCCAGGCGCAGCGCGGCCGTCTGCAACGCCAGCTCGCACAGCCGTTTCTGCGCCTCGGTCACGCCCGCCAGCAGGTCGTTCACGTCCGCGGCCGCGTAGCCCAGGCTGCGGGCCAGCTCGCCGCTGGCGCGGAAGGGATACGGCAGCGCCCGCACCGCAGCCGTCGCGTACACGTCGAGCTGCGCCGCGGCCTGGGCGTAGGCCTGGGCGCGCAGCAGCGGCCGCAACTCGCGTCGCACCGTCTCGAAGTAGTCTCCCCAGGCGGCCAGCAGCAGGTACTCGCGGCTGGCGAAGCCGCCGTCGGGCGGGCCGGAGACGTCGGCCGCCAGCCCTTCCGCCCAGCGCAGCCGCACGCTGATCGGCGCCGGCTCCGGCCGCAGCGCCGCATCCGGTCCCGTGCGCGGCGGTGAGGCGCCCACCTCGCGGCCCAACAGCGCATCGCGCGCCGCGGTCGCGATCAGCAGCGAGACGGCGTTGATCCGTTCCAGCAGATCCAGCGTTGTGGCCAGCGCCAGCTTCTCGCCGCCGGCCAGCGGACGGCTGCCGCTTTCGCTTTCGACGCCGCCGACCAGCCGTCGGTGGTCGGAGAAGGGGAAGCCCGCCTCGTACACGGCGCGCCCGGCGCGGCTCTGCAGCTCGTGCGCCGTGCGTTCGAAGTAGGCCGAGGCGACCGACGGCTTGAGCTGCAGCCAGGCTGCCTGCAGGTAAAGATCGTAGACCGCGAGCAGCTCAAACAGCTCGCCCACCCAGCAGACGCCCAGCGTGCGGCGCACGTCTTTAAAGACACGCTTGATGCGGTCCAGCCGGTCCTCGGAGAGGCCGGCGGGCATGCCCGAATGGCGCTGCGTCACGACGTTCCGCCGCGGGAGACTCTCCGGCGCGGGCGTGGCGCCGGGCACCGGCCAGTATACGCACCCGCCCGGTTGGCCGAAACGCCCGCGCGGGCGGTACCATGCAGCGCGACGGGCCGCCGCGCCGGCCGGGAGGAACAGACTATGCCGCTGCCGCTGGAAGGTCTGCGCATGGTCGATGTGACGGAGAACCTCGCGGGGCCGTACTGCTCGATGCTGCTCTCCGACATGGGCGTCGAGACGATCAAGATCGAGCGGCCCGGCTCCGGCGACACGACGCGCGGCTGGGGCGAGCCGCGCGAGACGGTCAGCCGCGCCTTCAGCATGGTCAACCGCAACAAGCGCAGCCTGGTGGTGAACCTCAAGGACGAGCGCGGCCGCGAGATCGTGCGGCGGCTGGCCGCGGGCGCCGATATCCTGCTGGAGAACCACCGCCCCGGCTACATGGACTCGATCGGGCTGGGCTACGAGGCGCTGAGCGCCCTGAACCCGCGGCTGATCTACGCGCAGATCTCCGGCTTCGGCCAGACCGGGCCGTACCACGAGCGCGGCGGCCTCGATCTCGTAGCGCAGGCGATGAGCGGCCTGATGAGCGTGACCGGCGAGGAAACCGGCGCCCCGAACAAGGCCGGTTTTCCCGTCACCGACCTGGGCACGGGCATGTTCGGCGCCTACGGCGTGCTCTGCGCCCTGCAGGCGCGGCATCTCACCGGCCGCGGCCAGCGCATGGACTGCTCGCTGTTTGAGACGGGCGTGGCCTGGTCGGTTTGGCAGACGGCGAAGTACCTGGACACGGGCGAGGCGCCGGGGCGCATGGGTTCCGCGCATCCGCTCAGCGCGCCTTACCAGGCCTTCCCCACTGCCGACGGCTACATCGTGATCGGCGCCGGCAGCCAGACATTGTTCCGGCGGCTCTGCACGGTGCTGGGCGTGGAAGCGCTGGCTTCCGACCCGCGCTTCGACACGCAGCCGAAGCGCATGCGCGCTTATCAAGCGCTAGCCGCGCTGCTGAGCGAGCGCACCCGCCTGAAGCCCTCTGAACAGTTGCTCTGCGCCCTGGAGCAAGCCGGCATCCCCGCCGGGCCGATCAACGACGTGGCGCAGATGCTGGACGACCCGCAGGCGCGGGCGCGGCGGATGGTGATCGAGACCGACCACCCCGCCTTCGGGCCGCTGCGCACGATCGGCAATCCGGTCAAGCTCTCGGAGACACCGTGGGCGTTGCGCCGGCTGGCGCCGAAGCTGGGCGAGCACGCCGGCGAGATCCTGCGCGAGGCCGGCTACACCGACGCCGAGATCGCGGCGCTGCACGAGGCCGGCGTCGTGTAGGCCGCTGCGCCGCCGCTCATCGGCGCACCGCCGCCGTCGGGCTGGCCGGCGTCCAGATAGGCCGCGTCGAGCGCGGCGGCCACGGCGGCGAGATAGGCCGGCTGTGGGCTGCCCGCGGGCACGTTCACCGTGATGCTGAGCGCGACGGCGCCGTGCCGCCACTGGATCGTGTAGCTTTCGCGCAGCTCGGCCCGCGGCCAGCGCACGGTGGCGCGGTAGGCGATCGTCTCTTCGCCCAGCTGCACCGGCGGATTGAGCGGCAGCACGGCCTGGCGGGTGGCCGCGGTGAGCGACACGTCTTCGACGGCCCGCTGCGCGCCGAAGGGATCGACAAAAACGGCAAGCGCCGTGGTCAGCAGCGTGCGGCTGGCGTCGCTGCTGGTGAAATACTGCGCGGACGCCGCCACCCTTCCCCACTCGGCGACGATCAGGTGGGCGATCGCCTCGGGCTGGCGCGCGTCGAGCACGAGTTGCTCATTGCTCCAGAGGTAGCTTCCGCCGCGATCGAAACCGGCCGGAGCCGCGGCGTCCGGCAGTTGCGCCTGCTCCAGGTCCTCGCCGGCGTGCAGCGCCGGTCCGTCGTTGCGCGGCGCGATCGGGAGCGAACCGGCGATGCCGCCGTCCTCCGCGGCGTGTTGCTGCACCGTGAGCGCGAAGCTCGTGACCAGGTCCACGCCGGCGTCGGGGCCCTGGACGGTGACGGCCATCTGCAGCGGCCCCACACCCCAGACGGCCACGAACAGCTCCGGTGTCGAGGGTGAGGCCGCCTGGTGCAGCAGGCGCGCCCCATCGCCCAGCGCAGAGGCGTCGAGCGCCTCGGCAGGGCTGTCGCCCGGCGGCTCCGTCTGGCCGACCGCGGCGGCGGCGGCGTTTTCATCCGAATACAGCGAAAGCAAGAACCTGGCGACCGTGCCATTACCGCGCGCCGTCGGCACGAAGGTCTGCTGCAGGCCGGTGATCCGGCCGGCGCCCTGCAGTGCGGCAAGCGTCGCCTCGCGGACAGCGGGCGGAGCGCCGAAGGCGAGGGCGGCGTTCGGCGTCGCGGTCTCCTCGTAGACCTCGAAGCCGGCAGGCAACTCGTCGCTCGCCAGGCGGTAGGGCAGCAGCACCAGCAGATCCTGCTCGGACAGGCCGGGGGCAAGGCCCTGCGCCGTTGCCGGCCGCGGCGCCGCGCCGTGCAGCAGCAGGCACAGCACCGCCGACGCGACGA
This window of the Dehalococcoidia bacterium genome carries:
- a CDS encoding DinB family protein, which encodes MDTIEFIRGQMRGLHTLLDRVTEDLSDEQLHYVARPGVQPIAFCLWHYVRTEDNIIRFVIQHRPTVWMESGWDVRLGLDSRAQGTGMSDEDASAFRLRSLPDFRAYMTQVWAATDDYLAGLDPAAADQRVTIKPVGEMSLMQALGGMCLTHGYRHLGEIEYARGLVGLKGATI
- a CDS encoding NAD(P)H-dependent oxidoreductase, which encodes MGPLLVIAGSIRVERRSFQVAEYVRERLAEITSGVELIDPRDYLLPPYDGVTTTAASDELAQRCLDASGFVFVCPEWHAGVPGTLKNMLDYLGAAQFSGKPVGLVSVSSALGGSIVLSHLRDILGVLGAALVGPFVPVRNVKTAFDDATGRLADEKFEAYLVGALRRVAGLREALTLAPQR
- a CDS encoding DEAD/DEAH box helicase; protein product: MFLRRRRADPVDAVFKDLRRAFADRIAWTASLPETPPTFAEPAQPLPPALQELLRECGIRGLYPQQAQAFDALHAGGDVAIATPTASGKTLAFALPIFARLLAEPRARALLIAPTNALVNDQARTLTAWARALPRAPAVAVLTGATSEEARRALRADPPRLLITNPEMLHLSLCGQHVLWRRFWPGVQFVVLDEMHLYRGVFGAHLAMLMRRVLRVAALHGARPQIAGCSATVGNPEQLGERLTGRRLPVIRADGAGRGPRTLLALQPSLAVTGDRGQATAVELFCGLIEREIGTILFAQTRRGVETMWLQARERLGAELGGRVAPYRGGLAPRERERIERDLKQGRLRGVIATNALELGIDIGGLDAAVIAGFPGSRASFWQQAGRAGRGRRPSLVVFVPFPRALDAYYAAHDRALLSSVLEDVAVDRENEAIIAQHLGCAAAEAPLDPETLSALAPAGDAVPRAAAASGLLTRDGGQWRAGPGASHAAVSLRGSGAETWTVQAPEGEIGTLDDSQRTLEAHLGAVYLHGGRPYRVQAVDHVSHRISVAAEPEDAVSEPLVVTVAAPLARSGARRSGNGVPAGDRPSEAVAGVATAARFSSDAGRLLVTWTTIGYREGKRLARVRRTVTLDPPERREMETAGLWFVFPDELRRRLDEGGRRRFAPALHALEHLLPAAAALRVLCDPRDVVASYEERHELLGGAALFLYDAIAGGCGIAERLSADPGALLALCREIVAGCRCREGCPACVLSAACWRPADPPEKAAALALLTALGPLSPVPFPPGLGERGDPV
- a CDS encoding NifU family protein, with product MILNPLLVDRVEAALDVIRPALEMDGGTVELIEITADMTVRLNFVGSCGGCPLSALTLKLGIERTLREHVPEIAGVEAEGMGEPIWERALP
- a CDS encoding CoA transferase: MPLPLEGLRMVDVTENLAGPYCSMLLSDMGVETIKIERPGSGDTTRGWGEPRETVSRAFSMVNRNKRSLVVNLKDERGREIVRRLAAGADILLENHRPGYMDSIGLGYEALSALNPRLIYAQISGFGQTGPYHERGGLDLVAQAMSGLMSVTGEETGAPNKAGFPVTDLGTGMFGAYGVLCALQARHLTGRGQRMDCSLFETGVAWSVWQTAKYLDTGEAPGRMGSAHPLSAPYQAFPTADGYIVIGAGSQTLFRRLCTVLGVEALASDPRFDTQPKRMRAYQALAALLSERTRLKPSEQLLCALEQAGIPAGPINDVAQMLDDPQARARRMVIETDHPAFGPLRTIGNPVKLSETPWALRRLAPKLGEHAGEILREAGYTDAEIAALHEAGVV